CCCAGCCTGCTGCTGGGGGGTGCATTTCTCTCGGCGGGCCTTTGGCTTCAGGGGGAGGCGGCCGCCAACCGGCCCGTGGCCCTGGTGATCGGTGGGGTGCTGATGGGCGCCGGGTTGCTGATTCAGCTCCTGCCGGAGTCCCCCTGAGCGCCCCGGCGCCAACGAGCTTTTTCCCGCTGGCTTCTGCTGGCTCTTACTTGGGCGCCGCAGGCTTGGGAGCCGCTCCAGAGCCGCCCTGCTCCTGCACCAGCTTGAAGTAGTCGGGGGTGGGGAAGAAGACGTAGAGGTCGTCCTTCTGTTTGATGATCTCGCGAAGCACCGCGGACAGATCGGCCGCCTGGGGCTTGAGCTTCTGGCGATCGGGCACCTTGGCCAGGGCGCTTTCAAGGGCGTCGTAGGAGAAGAAAAAGACCCCCCGTGGCCCCTGGGGGGTGTTGAGCGTCAGGAACGGCTTGGTGAAGAACACCGGCACGCTCAGACCGTCATTGATGGCCTTGTCGTTGAGCCCCTGCTCCTTGAGCAGCTTCACGGCCTGAACGCGATCCTGGGGACGGGGGATCACAGCACCGAACAGTTTCTTGGTCTTGAGCTGCTTGTTGAGCTCAAGAATCTTGTCGTTGGCGACGTTGAGTGGAATCGGCAGAAGCTTGACCTTGACCGACGGGTTGGT
Above is a genomic segment from Cyanobium sp. ATX 6F1 containing:
- a CDS encoding GIVxVP protein, whose translation is MSLNRTAKGIVLVPSLLLGGAFLSAGLWLQGEAAANRPVALVIGGVLMGAGLLIQLLPESP